The following are encoded together in the Oncorhynchus kisutch isolate 150728-3 linkage group LG8, Okis_V2, whole genome shotgun sequence genome:
- the fam151b gene encoding protein FAM151B isoform X1, producing the protein MAVLNSPSLIRLFRARVIVLILTCSFVLCVWNLENKTPEISTELMTDQTLEYFLSQGKMQVKDAADIEWAHAANSKNKITEALQSSAHMIEADILLRSNDPKDPIMAHPPETDSDVTLRDWLKEVKASDKGIKLDFKSLAAVAPSMVLLDEVRAELHGPVWINADILPGPGGKATPLDPKVFLEAAVTPGSHGDVLSLGWTTGWTADTHNPGYSWEMVREMEAMCRTLRHPVTFPVRAALLAQSFSQLHWLLQQSDRSNSMRSQDVVSALLKHLILLISCSLDGRTFCRYSLTIWTGHTDVFVVKDLLPYRSGIDKTRIYYDLLDSQRTQLRGLTGY; encoded by the exons ATGGCTGTTTTAAATAGCCCAAGTTTAATCCGTTTATTTCGTGCACGAGTTATTGTTCTTATATTGACGTGCAGCTTTGTACTGTGTGTCTGGAATTTGGAGAATAAAACGCCAGAGATATCCACAG AACTGATGACTGACCAGACTCTGGAGTATTTTCTCAGCCAGGGGAAGATGCAGGTTAAGGATGCAGCAGATATTGAATGGGCCCATGCTGCCAACAGCAAGAACAAGATCACAGAGGCACTACAGA GCTCCGCCCACATGATAGAGGCAGACATACTTCTGAGGAGTAACGACCCTAAAGATCCAATCATGGCTCATCCTCCTGAGACCGACAGTGATGTCACGCTGCGTGATTGGCTGAAGGAGGTCAAGGCATCAGACAAAGGGATAAAGCTCGACTTCAAAAG CCTGGCAGCGGTCGCTCCATCCATGGTGTTATTAGACGAGGTTCGGGCTGAGCTCCATGGTCCCGTGTGGATCAACGCTGACATCCTGCCAGGCCCTGGAGGCAAGGCCACACCCCTTGACCCCAAAGTCTTCCTGGAGGCAGCTGTGACCCCTGGTTCCCATGGTGATGTTCTCTCCCTGGGCTGGACAACGGGCTGGACTGCAGATACACACAACCCAG GGTACAGCtgggagatggtgagggagatgGAGGCAATGTGTCGGACCCTAAGACATCCGGTCACCTTCCCTGTCAGAGCAGCCCTCCTGGCCCAGTCATTCTCCCAGCTACACTGGCTTTTACAGCAGTCAGACAG ATCTAATAGCATGAGATCCCAGGATGTTGTCTCTGCTCTGCTCaaacacctgattctactaatcaGCTGTTCCCTGGATGGCAGGACCTTTTGTAG GTACAGCCTGACAATATGGACTGGCCACACTGATGTCTTCGTTGTAAAGGACCTACTGCCTTACAGGAGTGGCATCGACAAGACCAGGATATATTACGACCTGCTGGACTCCCAGAGGACACAGCTCAGAGGACTAACAGGCTACTGA
- the fam151b gene encoding protein FAM151B isoform X3 encodes MAVLNSPSLIRLFRARVIVLILTCSFVLCVWNLENKTPEISTELMTDQTLEYFLSQGKMQVKDAADIEWAHAANSKNKITEALQSSAHMIEADILLRSNDPKDPIMAHPPETDSDVTLRDWLKEVKASDKGIKLDFKSLAAVAPSMVLLDEVRAELHGPVWINADILPGPGGKATPLDPKVFLEAAVTPGSHGDVLSLGWTTGWTADTHNPGYSWEMVREMEAMCRTLRHPVTFPVRAALLAQSFSQLHWLLQQSDRYSLTIWTGHTDVFVVKDLLPYRSGIDKTRIYYDLLDSQRTQLRGLTGY; translated from the exons ATGGCTGTTTTAAATAGCCCAAGTTTAATCCGTTTATTTCGTGCACGAGTTATTGTTCTTATATTGACGTGCAGCTTTGTACTGTGTGTCTGGAATTTGGAGAATAAAACGCCAGAGATATCCACAG AACTGATGACTGACCAGACTCTGGAGTATTTTCTCAGCCAGGGGAAGATGCAGGTTAAGGATGCAGCAGATATTGAATGGGCCCATGCTGCCAACAGCAAGAACAAGATCACAGAGGCACTACAGA GCTCCGCCCACATGATAGAGGCAGACATACTTCTGAGGAGTAACGACCCTAAAGATCCAATCATGGCTCATCCTCCTGAGACCGACAGTGATGTCACGCTGCGTGATTGGCTGAAGGAGGTCAAGGCATCAGACAAAGGGATAAAGCTCGACTTCAAAAG CCTGGCAGCGGTCGCTCCATCCATGGTGTTATTAGACGAGGTTCGGGCTGAGCTCCATGGTCCCGTGTGGATCAACGCTGACATCCTGCCAGGCCCTGGAGGCAAGGCCACACCCCTTGACCCCAAAGTCTTCCTGGAGGCAGCTGTGACCCCTGGTTCCCATGGTGATGTTCTCTCCCTGGGCTGGACAACGGGCTGGACTGCAGATACACACAACCCAG GGTACAGCtgggagatggtgagggagatgGAGGCAATGTGTCGGACCCTAAGACATCCGGTCACCTTCCCTGTCAGAGCAGCCCTCCTGGCCCAGTCATTCTCCCAGCTACACTGGCTTTTACAGCAGTCAGACAG GTACAGCCTGACAATATGGACTGGCCACACTGATGTCTTCGTTGTAAAGGACCTACTGCCTTACAGGAGTGGCATCGACAAGACCAGGATATATTACGACCTGCTGGACTCCCAGAGGACACAGCTCAGAGGACTAACAGGCTACTGA
- the ankrd34bb gene encoding ankyrin repeat domain 34Bb, producing MEDAMLVRTDGNSLLKAVFLSRLRLTRLLLEGGAYINESNERGETPLMVACRTSHMDAQSVPKHKMVRYLLESGADPNIQDKTGKTALMHACLEQAGAEVLSLLLGSGADPSLDDHSGFSALVYAVNAGDNEALRVLLDACKAKGKEVIIITTDKLPSGRQMTKQYLNVPPPPDLEERLHFTPGSAACLMSPSEIQLRTPPQGTSATASPQPGSPLLGLREHHHQGGGTNISGSAGSGSSQPGSPTRDPNLFRGPGPGVVKLFHPQRLHSEPWLQQNKASSLTEELLDITPEEELSFRVNNLVLSGSGRVGSGAHPIVARHQSIDPKDATGLLEQVVESDGGGGVGGRGGLSRKMSYDSAAAYSHPNLLHRGDGGSYGGYPCGTHEPVLPVNKDCCLPNLAVSSLRNVVRRRNIGIDHYSSDSQLPQFGSHSSHPENGDSSRGVVGGTEKRKLVSSRSSTLSGSRESLESAAQRRGPANLERRGSGALLLDHISHTRPGYLPPLNPHAPIPDIGVSPTSTCPSLSGSTKALNLNGGVAGLGSKPLVPCAPATPRDLKSKQTLLRRHSMQTEQIKQLFNLQEIIHADRAD from the exons ATGGAAGACGCGATGTTGGTGCGTACGGACGGGAATTCTCTGCTCAAGGCTGTGTTCCTGAGCCGACTGCGTCTGACACGCCTGCTGCTGGAGGGAGGTGCTTACATCAACGAGAGCAACGAGCGCGGCGAGACGCCCCTGATGGTGGCGTGCAGGACGAGCCACATGGACGCACAAAGCGTGCCCAAACACAAGATGGTTCG GTATCTGCTGGAGAGCGGAGCTGACCCAAATATCCAGGACAAGACCGGTAAGACGGCCCTGATGCATGCCTGTTTGGAACAGGCGGGGGCAGAGGTCCTCTCTCTACTGCTGGGGAGTGGAGCTGACCCCAGCCTGGACGACCACTCTGGCTTCTCAGCACTGGTCTATGCCGTCAACGCAGGGGACAACGAGGCCCTGAGAGTCCTACTGGATGCCTGCAAGGCCAAAGGCAAGGAG gtcatcatcatcaccacggACAAGCTGCCGTCAGGACGCCAGATGACCAAGCAGTACCTGAACGTACCCCCACCTCCCGACCTGGAGGAGCGCCTGCATTTCACCCCTGGCTCCGCTGCCTGCCTCATGTCCCCCTCAGAGATCCAGCTCCGCACCCCTCCACAGGGCACCTCAGCCACTGCCTCACCCCAGCCAGGGAGCCCCCTCCTGGGCCTCAGGGAGCACCACCACCAGGGTGGTGGAACAAACATCTCTGGTTCTGCTGGTTCTGGTTCTTCTCAGCCAGGCTCCCCGACCAGGGACCCTAACCTGTTTCGAGGCCCCGGTCCTGGGGTGGTGAAGCTGTTCCATCCCCAGCGGCTCCACTCTGAGCCCTGGCTACAGCAGAACAAGGCCTCCAG ccTGACCGAGGAGCTGCTGGACATCACCCCAGAGGAAGAGCTCTCCTTCCGGGTCAACAACCTGGTCCTCTCTGGGTCCGGAAGGGTGGGGTCCGGGGCACATCCGATCGTCGCCCGCCACCAAAGTATCGACCCCAAGGATGCCACGGGGCTGCTGGAGCAG GTGGTTGAGAGTGACGGAGGTGGCGgggtaggaggaagaggaggccttAGTAGGAAGATGTCTTATGACAGTGCTGCAGCTTATTCCCACCCAAACCTCCTGCACCGGGGGGACGGAGGAAGCTATGGAGGCTACCCCTGTGGCAcccatgagcctgtcctccccgtAAACAAAGACTGTTGCCTTCCCAACCTGGCTGTGTCCAGCCTGAGGAATGTGGTTCGCCGCCGCAACATTGGCATAGACCATTACAGCTCTGACTCCCAGCTTCCCCAGTTTGGCAGCCACAGCAGCCACCCAGAGAATGGAGACTCCTCCAGGGGTGTTGTAGGGGGAACTGAGAAGCGTAAACTGGTCAGTAGTAGATCCTCCACACTGTCGGGCTCCCGGGAGTCCCTGGAGAGTGCTGCCCAGAGAAGAGGTCCTGCAaacctggagaggagaggctcGGGGGCCCTGCTCCTGGATCACATCTCCCACACCCGTCCGGGGTACCTGCCCCCTCTCAACCCCCACGCACCCATACCCGACATCGGGGTCAGCCCCACCTCAACCTGCCCCAGCCTGAGTGGAAGCACCAAGGCACTGAATCTGAACGGGGGTGTTGCAGGGCTGGGATCAAAGCCTCTTGTCCCCTGTGCTCCTGCCACCCCCAGAGATCTGAAGTCAAAGCAGACACTGCTGAGGAGACACTCCATGCAGACAGAGCAGATTAAACAGCTGTTCAACCTCCAGGAGATAATCCATGCAGACAGAGCAGATTAA
- the fam151b gene encoding protein FAM151B isoform X2: MAVLNSPSLIRLFRARVIVLILTCSFVLCVWNLENKTPEISTELMTDQTLEYFLSQGKMQVKDAADIEWAHAANSKNKITEALQSSAHMIEADILLRSNDPKDPIMAHPPETDSDVTLRDWLKEVKASDKGIKLDFKSLAAVAPSMVLLDEVRAELHGPVWINADILPGPGGKATPLDPKVFLEAAVTPGSHGDVLSLGWTTGWTADTHNPGYSWEMVREMEAMCRTLRHPVTFPVRAALLAQSFSQLHWLLQQSDRYSLTIWITLSVVPSPRYSLTV; encoded by the exons ATGGCTGTTTTAAATAGCCCAAGTTTAATCCGTTTATTTCGTGCACGAGTTATTGTTCTTATATTGACGTGCAGCTTTGTACTGTGTGTCTGGAATTTGGAGAATAAAACGCCAGAGATATCCACAG AACTGATGACTGACCAGACTCTGGAGTATTTTCTCAGCCAGGGGAAGATGCAGGTTAAGGATGCAGCAGATATTGAATGGGCCCATGCTGCCAACAGCAAGAACAAGATCACAGAGGCACTACAGA GCTCCGCCCACATGATAGAGGCAGACATACTTCTGAGGAGTAACGACCCTAAAGATCCAATCATGGCTCATCCTCCTGAGACCGACAGTGATGTCACGCTGCGTGATTGGCTGAAGGAGGTCAAGGCATCAGACAAAGGGATAAAGCTCGACTTCAAAAG CCTGGCAGCGGTCGCTCCATCCATGGTGTTATTAGACGAGGTTCGGGCTGAGCTCCATGGTCCCGTGTGGATCAACGCTGACATCCTGCCAGGCCCTGGAGGCAAGGCCACACCCCTTGACCCCAAAGTCTTCCTGGAGGCAGCTGTGACCCCTGGTTCCCATGGTGATGTTCTCTCCCTGGGCTGGACAACGGGCTGGACTGCAGATACACACAACCCAG GGTACAGCtgggagatggtgagggagatgGAGGCAATGTGTCGGACCCTAAGACATCCGGTCACCTTCCCTGTCAGAGCAGCCCTCCTGGCCCAGTCATTCTCCCAGCTACACTGGCTTTTACAGCAGTCAGACAG GTACAGCCTGACAATATGGATAACCCTGTCTGTTGTTCCCTCTCCTAGGTACAGCCTGACAGTGTAG